A genomic window from Flavobacterium phycosphaerae includes:
- a CDS encoding lipopolysaccharide biosynthesis protein: protein MGIVQNQSIKNTIITFLGFGIGAVNALFFYTYFLEKEYYGIVNTVLSGANILMPIMAFGAQNTLIRFFSSYANQKERDEFLTFMLILPLAIIIPLGLVFYGFYDEISHTWIQKNPTLKPFFWLIPLIGMFSAYTEVFYAWAKVHMKSVAATFIYEILVRLIIMGLLVGVHFNWLSKETFVYSVALTYFGQLVAMKLYAISVKRPVLRFAIPENLKDIIYYSCFIIVSGGVAVMLIDFDKVMIAKYLAVSQNALYSVAIFIATVIAVPSRAMTQIVAPITARLMVEKKHDELNDLYKRSAINLQVIGGFIMILIFVNIKEMYHLIPKDYSGGIAIVFMIGLSKFYDVLLGNNNSIIVNTKYYRTVLLFGIATVVLMIVLNMIFIPLYGIEGSALATLITIVMYNTTKLFFVIKKMNLYPFTSKTITSLGILALCFVLFYFWDFPFHTIINIGLKSVLLSLLYLVLIYKAHLSEEINVVVEKWSKIIGILK, encoded by the coding sequence ATGGGCATTGTTCAAAACCAATCCATTAAAAACACCATCATCACTTTTCTGGGTTTCGGAATTGGTGCCGTTAATGCCTTGTTTTTTTATACTTATTTTCTTGAAAAAGAGTATTATGGCATCGTGAACACTGTTCTTTCCGGAGCCAATATTCTGATGCCTATAATGGCCTTTGGTGCACAAAACACATTGATTAGATTCTTTTCTTCTTATGCTAATCAAAAAGAACGGGATGAATTTCTAACGTTTATGCTCATTTTGCCATTGGCTATAATCATTCCGCTAGGGTTAGTATTTTATGGGTTCTACGATGAAATTTCACACACTTGGATCCAAAAAAATCCAACTCTAAAACCGTTCTTTTGGCTTATTCCTCTGATTGGGATGTTTTCAGCCTATACTGAAGTTTTTTATGCCTGGGCAAAAGTGCACATGAAGTCGGTTGCTGCAACATTCATTTACGAAATCCTCGTCCGTCTTATCATAATGGGACTTCTTGTAGGCGTTCATTTTAATTGGCTGTCAAAAGAAACTTTTGTCTATAGTGTAGCCCTGACTTATTTTGGGCAATTGGTTGCGATGAAGCTTTATGCTATTTCAGTAAAAAGGCCGGTACTCCGATTCGCTATTCCCGAAAACCTGAAAGATATTATTTACTACTCCTGCTTCATAATCGTATCGGGCGGTGTTGCCGTAATGCTGATTGATTTTGATAAAGTAATGATTGCAAAATACTTGGCAGTCAGCCAAAATGCCCTCTATTCCGTTGCCATATTTATAGCTACAGTGATTGCCGTACCAAGTCGTGCCATGACTCAAATTGTGGCTCCTATCACAGCCCGATTGATGGTCGAAAAAAAACACGATGAACTCAATGATTTATATAAAAGAAGCGCTATCAATCTTCAGGTAATTGGCGGTTTTATCATGATACTTATTTTTGTCAACATCAAAGAAATGTATCATTTGATTCCGAAAGATTACAGTGGTGGCATTGCTATTGTTTTTATGATTGGCTTATCCAAATTCTATGATGTGCTTTTGGGAAATAATAATTCTATTATTGTCAATACCAAATATTATCGAACCGTACTTTTATTTGGCATAGCCACTGTCGTTTTGATGATTGTTTTGAATATGATTTTCATTCCGCTGTATGGTATTGAAGGTTCGGCTTTGGCGACTTTGATTACCATAGTAATGTACAACACTACCAAACTCTTTTTTGTAATTAAGAAAATGAATTTGTATCCGTTTACCTCAAAAACCATCACATCATTGGGGATTTTAGCTCTTTGCTTTGTACTGTTCTATTTTTGGGATTTTCCATTTCACACGATTATCAACATTGGGCTCAAATCGGTATTACTTTCATTGCTTTATCTCGTGTTGATTTATAAAGCGCACCTTTCGGAAGAAATTAATGTAGTGGTTGAAAAGTGGTCAAAAATCATTGGTATCTTAAAATAA
- a CDS encoding response regulator — MKVSQTIYYLDDDIDDLDFFKEVAESLGHTVKVFLDGSKMLFILENIDEKPDVIFLDVHMPILNGEEILNVIKRSDNLKNIPIVMVSGAYPRKMVRNFLDLGVNYLMKKPHVNDYKAAVEEVLSSYLDNQQAV, encoded by the coding sequence ATGAAAGTATCACAAACGATTTATTATCTTGACGATGATATAGACGATTTAGACTTCTTTAAAGAGGTTGCTGAAAGCCTGGGGCATACGGTCAAAGTTTTTTTGGATGGCAGTAAAATGCTATTCATTTTAGAAAACATAGATGAAAAGCCCGATGTTATTTTTTTGGATGTTCATATGCCGATACTCAATGGGGAAGAAATTCTTAATGTGATAAAACGATCTGATAATTTAAAAAACATTCCCATTGTTATGGTGTCAGGGGCTTATCCACGAAAAATGGTGCGCAACTTTTTGGATTTAGGGGTTAACTATCTAATGAAAAAACCGCATGTCAACGATTATAAAGCTGCTGTTGAAGAAGTGTTAAGTAGTTATTTAGACAATCAGCAAGCTGTATAA
- a CDS encoding transketolase has protein sequence MANIQQLQDFTTQVRRDILRMVHAVNSGHPGGSLGCTEFFTVLYQHLMQRNPGFDMNGKGEDLFFLSNGHISPVFYSVLARSGYFPVAELATFRKLNTRLQGHPTTHEGLPGVRIASGSLGQGMSVAIGAAQAKKLNGDNHLIYSLHGDGELQEGQNWEAIMYASAKKVDNLIATIDYNGQQIDGSTNEVLNMGNLKAKFEAFDWEVLEIKEGNNIEAIIAGMEEAKSRTGKGKPVCVLLHTVMGNGVDFMMHTHAWHGKAPNDEQLANGLAQNPATLGDY, from the coding sequence ATGGCTAACATTCAACAATTACAAGATTTCACAACACAAGTAAGAAGAGACATTCTTCGTATGGTACATGCTGTAAACTCGGGACATCCGGGTGGTTCTTTAGGCTGCACCGAATTTTTCACCGTGTTATACCAACACTTAATGCAAAGAAACCCGGGTTTCGACATGAACGGTAAGGGAGAAGATTTATTCTTCTTGTCTAACGGTCACATTTCGCCGGTTTTTTACAGCGTTTTGGCCCGAAGCGGTTATTTCCCGGTAGCAGAATTGGCTACGTTCAGAAAACTCAATACTCGTTTGCAAGGGCATCCAACTACTCACGAAGGTTTACCGGGAGTTCGAATTGCTTCAGGTTCTTTGGGACAAGGAATGTCAGTAGCTATTGGAGCAGCTCAGGCTAAAAAGTTAAACGGTGATAACCATTTGATTTATTCACTTCATGGTGATGGTGAATTACAGGAAGGACAAAACTGGGAAGCCATCATGTATGCTTCTGCAAAAAAAGTAGACAACCTAATTGCTACGATTGACTATAACGGTCAGCAAATTGACGGTTCTACTAATGAAGTGTTGAATATGGGTAATTTAAAAGCCAAGTTCGAAGCGTTTGATTGGGAAGTATTAGAAATCAAAGAAGGCAACAACATCGAAGCTATTATTGCCGGTATGGAAGAAGCCAAAAGCAGAACCGGTAAAGGAAAACCGGTTTGTGTTTTGTTACACACCGTAATGGGGAATGGCGTTGATTTTATGATGCACACTCACGCATGGCACGGCAAAGCACCCAATGATGAACAATTAGCTAATGGATTGGCTCAAAATCCGGCAACCTTAGGAGATTATTAG
- a CDS encoding transketolase family protein — protein sequence MKKYENTGSKDTRSGFGAGMTELGQKNENVVALCADLIGSLKFDDFKKNHPERFFQIGIAEANMIGIAAGLTIGGKIPFTGTFANFSTGRVYDQIRQSVAYSDKNVKICASHAGLTLGEDGATHQILEDIGLMKMLPGMTVINTCDYNQTKAATIALAEHHGPAYLRFGRPVVPNFTPADEPFVIGKAIMLNEGSDVTIIATGHLVWEALIAAEALEAKGISAEVINIHTIKPLDEEAILKSVAKTGCVVTAEEHNFLGGLGESVSRVLALHNPKPQEFVAVNDSFGESGTPEQLMEKYKLNNQAIVAAVEKVIKRK from the coding sequence ATGAAAAAATACGAAAATACAGGAAGTAAAGATACCCGTTCAGGATTTGGTGCAGGAATGACTGAGTTGGGACAAAAAAATGAAAATGTAGTAGCCCTTTGTGCTGATTTAATCGGTTCGTTAAAGTTTGACGATTTCAAGAAAAATCATCCGGAGCGTTTTTTCCAAATCGGAATTGCTGAAGCTAACATGATTGGAATTGCAGCCGGTTTAACCATTGGTGGCAAAATTCCTTTCACCGGAACGTTTGCCAATTTTTCTACTGGAAGAGTTTATGACCAAATCCGTCAATCAGTAGCTTATTCAGATAAAAACGTGAAAATTTGTGCTTCACACGCCGGATTAACACTTGGTGAAGACGGTGCTACACATCAAATTCTAGAAGACATTGGATTGATGAAAATGTTACCGGGAATGACTGTGATTAATACTTGTGATTACAATCAAACCAAAGCGGCGACGATTGCTTTAGCTGAGCACCACGGTCCGGCTTACTTGCGTTTTGGTCGTCCGGTTGTGCCTAACTTCACCCCTGCTGATGAACCTTTCGTAATAGGAAAAGCCATTATGCTAAACGAAGGTTCTGATGTAACTATTATTGCTACCGGGCATTTAGTTTGGGAAGCATTAATTGCCGCTGAAGCTTTAGAAGCTAAAGGTATTTCGGCAGAAGTCATCAACATTCACACCATTAAGCCATTAGATGAAGAAGCAATTTTAAAATCGGTTGCCAAAACCGGTTGTGTTGTTACGGCTGAAGAACATAATTTTCTTGGGGGCTTAGGCGAAAGTGTTTCGCGTGTTTTAGCACTTCACAATCCAAAACCACAAGAATTTGTAGCAGTAAACGACAGCTTCGGAGAAAGTGGGACACCGGAACAATTGATGGAGAAATACAAGCTAAACAATCAAGCAATCGTAGCGGCTGTTGAAAAAGTAATCAAAAGAAAATAA
- a CDS encoding FKBP-type peptidyl-prolyl cis-trans isomerase — MNNFFKSVLLFFLCLFAASCSKSDSSTEPLRDYAQQYAKDNENIVAFMKSHYMTVVHNPSGNDDLDVVFTKIPENGPQVSIWDQTEYPIDTHVVTIKQNDTNVTYTIYYIALRGKIDRSTSPAEELEKAPCNVDNVLAAYRGEYIYNGTEGIISKQFEESNNPETYFNLYGGVIRGWTEIFPNFRAGSYISNSDGTVSFSNFGAGIMFLPSGLAYYSGTGGSSTFPAYSPLIFTFKLLEIKRNDQDSDGIPSYLEDLNNDGYMATLETGVSNPDNTDQDKVMMPNGKYTRNDEIPDFLDVDDDGDEILTKIEIKNPATGLAYPFADIPTCGSSGNGKKRHLDPSCH; from the coding sequence ATGAATAATTTTTTCAAGTCGGTATTGCTTTTTTTTCTTTGCCTTTTTGCGGCTTCCTGTTCGAAAAGTGATAGTAGTACTGAGCCTCTTCGTGATTATGCTCAACAGTATGCAAAAGATAATGAAAATATAGTAGCGTTCATGAAATCGCACTATATGACCGTAGTGCATAACCCGAGTGGAAATGACGATCTGGATGTGGTTTTTACGAAAATTCCAGAAAATGGGCCACAAGTATCGATTTGGGATCAAACCGAATATCCTATAGATACGCATGTAGTTACCATAAAGCAAAATGATACAAATGTTACCTACACAATATATTACATAGCTTTAAGAGGAAAAATTGACAGGTCCACATCACCTGCCGAAGAATTGGAAAAAGCACCGTGTAATGTAGATAATGTTTTGGCGGCTTACCGTGGTGAGTATATTTATAACGGAACAGAAGGAATCATATCAAAACAGTTTGAAGAGTCAAACAATCCGGAAACGTATTTTAATTTATACGGAGGCGTAATAAGAGGATGGACAGAGATTTTTCCAAATTTCAGAGCCGGTAGTTATATCAGTAATTCTGATGGCACGGTTTCCTTTTCTAATTTTGGTGCTGGGATAATGTTCCTTCCGTCAGGACTGGCTTATTATTCAGGAACTGGCGGCAGTTCAACATTCCCAGCTTATTCCCCTTTAATTTTTACCTTTAAATTGCTTGAAATTAAAAGGAATGATCAGGATTCAGATGGCATACCATCCTATTTAGAAGATTTGAATAATGATGGATATATGGCCACTTTAGAAACAGGTGTTAGTAATCCAGATAACACGGATCAAGATAAAGTAATGATGCCAAACGGAAAATATACCAGAAATGATGAAATTCCGGATTTTTTGGATGTTGATGATGATGGAGATGAGATATTGACCAAAATTGAAATCAAAAATCCCGCTACCGGATTAGCTTATCCGTTTGCTGATATTCCGACATGCGGAAGCAGTGGAAACGGTAAGAAACGCCATTTAGACCCTAGTTGTCACTAA
- a CDS encoding RNA-binding S4 domain-containing protein, whose protein sequence is MRVDKYLWCVRYYKTRNMVTEACRKNQITVNGQVAKASREVFPLDKVTFRKDQITYEITVLDIPANRVGAKLVDIYRKDDTPSETFAHLELLKLSKEHYRKTGTGRPTKKDRRDIDGFGVDFIKDEE, encoded by the coding sequence ATGAGAGTGGATAAATATTTATGGTGTGTTCGTTATTACAAAACCAGAAACATGGTTACCGAAGCCTGCCGTAAAAATCAAATTACCGTCAATGGTCAGGTAGCCAAAGCGTCTCGGGAAGTTTTTCCTTTAGACAAAGTCACCTTTAGAAAAGACCAAATTACATATGAAATAACTGTTTTAGACATTCCTGCCAATCGTGTTGGCGCTAAATTGGTGGATATTTACCGAAAAGATGATACCCCTTCCGAAACTTTTGCCCATTTAGAGCTACTAAAACTATCCAAAGAACATTACAGAAAAACAGGCACAGGAAGACCAACCAAAAAAGACAGAAGAGATATAGATGGCTTTGGAGTAGATTTTATTAAAGACGAAGAATAA
- a CDS encoding phosphoribosyltransferase family protein, giving the protein MQLNIILNHQQIEHKIKRIAYQIYETFADEEEIILAGIANNGYVLAEKINTALKEISTLKVSLCEVKIDKQNPFNPITTSIAKEAYSNKGIVLVDDVLNSGTTLVYGVKHFLDVPVKKFKTAVLVDRNHKKFPVKADFKGISLSTSSKEHVHVVFETDNNYAYLV; this is encoded by the coding sequence ATGCAACTAAACATCATTTTAAATCACCAACAGATTGAGCATAAAATAAAAAGGATAGCCTATCAGATTTATGAAACGTTTGCTGATGAAGAGGAAATCATTTTGGCCGGAATAGCTAATAATGGCTATGTTTTGGCAGAAAAAATAAATACAGCACTAAAAGAAATTTCTACTCTAAAAGTGTCGCTATGCGAAGTAAAAATAGATAAACAAAATCCGTTCAACCCAATTACAACTTCAATCGCTAAAGAAGCATACAGCAATAAAGGAATTGTTTTGGTTGATGATGTTTTAAACTCAGGAACTACATTAGTGTATGGAGTCAAACACTTTTTGGATGTGCCCGTTAAGAAATTTAAAACAGCTGTTTTAGTAGATCGAAATCACAAAAAATTTCCGGTAAAAGCTGATTTTAAAGGCATTTCACTTTCAACATCTTCCAAAGAACATGTACACGTAGTGTTTGAAACGGATAACAATTATGCTTATTTAGTGTAA
- a CDS encoding shikimate kinase, giving the protein MQKIILIGYMGVGKTTIAQLLAEKLNWGWVDLDKIIEEKVKLSIREIFEKHGEIYFRKMEHELFKQLVQNDKKIIISTGGGTPCYANNHLLLNGEGIESIYLKASIGTIFDRLKEAKSERPLIANQTEAELKEFIAKNLFDRSYFYIQAAHKVDIDDKNLATVVDEIFDLLH; this is encoded by the coding sequence ATGCAGAAAATAATTTTGATAGGTTATATGGGGGTCGGTAAGACCACTATTGCCCAATTATTGGCTGAAAAATTAAATTGGGGTTGGGTTGATTTGGATAAAATAATCGAAGAGAAGGTAAAATTATCCATTCGGGAAATTTTTGAAAAGCACGGTGAAATCTATTTCAGAAAGATGGAACATGAACTTTTTAAACAATTAGTCCAAAACGATAAAAAAATAATCATCAGTACCGGAGGCGGAACACCATGTTATGCTAATAATCATTTACTTTTAAACGGTGAAGGCATAGAATCAATTTACTTAAAAGCTTCGATAGGTACTATTTTTGACAGATTGAAAGAGGCTAAAAGCGAAAGACCTTTAATAGCTAACCAAACCGAAGCCGAGCTGAAAGAGTTTATAGCCAAAAATCTATTTGACCGCAGTTATTTCTATATTCAGGCCGCTCACAAAGTTGATATTGACGATAAAAATCTGGCTACGGTTGTTGATGAAATTTTCGACCTGTTACACTAA
- a CDS encoding excisionase family DNA-binding protein, producing the protein MENTSNSEKFFNRFEAAGYLKVSTKTIDRLIRDNRIKAFKLGKRVLIYSDSLTEENINAVKPNFQNTL; encoded by the coding sequence ATGGAAAATACTAGTAATTCTGAAAAATTCTTTAATCGCTTTGAAGCTGCAGGATATCTAAAAGTATCAACAAAGACCATTGACAGATTAATCCGGGACAATCGAATAAAAGCTTTTAAACTCGGAAAGCGTGTCCTTATATACTCCGATTCATTAACTGAGGAAAACATCAATGCGGTTAAGCCAAATTTTCAAAATACCCTATAA
- a CDS encoding AAA family ATPase has protein sequence MKIKKLYINNFRILENFVIDLEDEISLIIGKNNSGKTSILTILDKFLNQPESSRFSIEDFNLNFVTSITNLIEDSLELKEEDFVKNFYGIKLRILFEYFDHDNFSKVQKLMLDLDPENNFIVLGFDYYLNYENYLKIRDDYKAFKNRETGKKNQAASSSPPKKYIEKTFKNFIKLNFQDYFTNKKNLFSTIKVLMK, from the coding sequence ATGAAAATCAAAAAACTTTACATCAATAATTTTAGAATTCTAGAAAACTTCGTTATCGATTTAGAAGACGAAATATCTCTGATTATCGGGAAAAATAATTCCGGGAAAACTTCTATTCTTACAATTTTAGATAAATTTTTAAATCAGCCTGAAAGTAGTAGATTTAGTATCGAAGATTTTAATTTAAATTTTGTGACATCGATAACTAATTTAATTGAAGATTCATTAGAATTAAAAGAAGAAGATTTTGTTAAAAATTTTTATGGAATTAAGTTAAGGATCCTTTTTGAGTATTTTGACCATGATAATTTTAGCAAAGTTCAGAAATTGATGTTAGACCTAGATCCTGAAAATAATTTTATAGTTTTGGGGTTTGACTACTATTTAAATTATGAAAACTACCTAAAAATAAGAGACGATTATAAAGCTTTTAAAAATAGGGAGACAGGGAAAAAAAATCAAGCAGCATCTTCAAGTCCTCCCAAAAAATATATTGAAAAGACATTTAAAAATTTTATTAAATTAAATTTTCAAGATTATTTTACGAACAAAAAAAATCTATTTTCTACGATAAAAGTACTAATGAAATAA
- a CDS encoding ATP-dependent nuclease, with amino-acid sequence MKLSDIINFKHISARRDVTNKETDKTLSLQTSKIYEKKETEESEREKIEEFQDTIINTDDELSKIYESFFEDIISKIKTLGGIKENDSVLSVLSTLQSKELLKGNTTVFYKHDIHDLPEQFNGLGYLNLISMIFEIEIKKYEFQKSLLEVPSEINLLFIEEPEAHTHPQMQYVFIKNIKTIVGNAIEKQIKNTAGTNNVLSKSLQCLISTHSSHIVADSNFDEIKYLRKIGSKIESRNLKELKFLYNKKIGTMIF; translated from the coding sequence ATAAAACTTTCCGATATTATAAATTTCAAACACATTTCGGCACGAAGAGATGTAACGAATAAAGAAACTGACAAAACACTTTCACTGCAAACGTCGAAAATTTACGAAAAGAAAGAAACAGAAGAAAGTGAAAGAGAAAAAATTGAGGAGTTTCAAGACACTATTATAAATACAGACGATGAATTGTCAAAAATTTATGAATCCTTCTTTGAAGATATTATTTCTAAAATTAAAACACTCGGAGGTATAAAAGAAAATGATTCTGTTTTATCCGTATTATCTACTTTACAATCTAAAGAACTTTTAAAAGGAAACACGACAGTATTTTATAAACATGATATTCATGATTTGCCGGAACAATTTAACGGTCTAGGTTATTTGAATTTAATAAGTATGATTTTTGAAATTGAAATAAAAAAATATGAATTTCAAAAATCTTTATTAGAAGTCCCATCTGAAATAAATCTTCTGTTTATTGAGGAGCCTGAGGCACATACGCATCCACAAATGCAGTACGTTTTTATAAAAAACATAAAAACTATCGTTGGTAACGCAATCGAAAAGCAAATAAAAAACACGGCAGGAACAAATAACGTGTTATCAAAAAGTTTACAATGTTTAATTAGTACACACTCTTCTCATATCGTAGCAGATAGTAATTTCGATGAAATTAAATATTTAAGAAAGATTGGATCAAAAATTGAATCCAGAAATCTTAAAGAACTCAAGTTTCTTTACAATAAAAAAATAGGCACTATGATTTTTTAA
- a CDS encoding ATP-dependent endonuclease, which produces MFFADKAILIEGDTERILLPTMMKKLDIQNSASDLIDKKIPLLSQNISIIEVGAFSQIFELFIDFIGIKSLIITDLDAVQMKTVQNKNGKDRLVAEACRVSIGTDFSNTSLKYFLKGKTLEDLKTLPLEEKCLIKDSSGWVPNINGILCIVYQTECNSYFPRSFEDSFFAITKNLDLVKKKLARFRGIKNPRYFGDSSKDVYDLANECIDKKTHFALDIIYNSNDDYSNWDIPQYIEEGILWLKEN; this is translated from the coding sequence ATATTTTTTGCGGACAAAGCTATATTAATTGAAGGAGATACTGAACGGATATTACTACCTACAATGATGAAGAAATTAGACATTCAAAATTCTGCATCAGATTTAATAGACAAAAAGATTCCTCTCTTATCACAAAACATATCAATAATAGAGGTTGGTGCTTTCTCTCAAATTTTTGAATTATTTATTGATTTCATTGGAATAAAATCGCTAATCATCACTGATTTAGACGCGGTGCAAATGAAAACTGTACAAAATAAAAATGGTAAGGACAGATTAGTTGCCGAAGCTTGTAGGGTTTCAATCGGGACCGATTTTTCAAATACTTCATTAAAATACTTCTTAAAAGGAAAGACGTTAGAAGATTTGAAAACATTACCCTTAGAAGAAAAATGTTTAATAAAAGATAGTTCAGGATGGGTTCCAAATATAAATGGCATATTATGTATAGTATACCAAACAGAATGTAATAGCTACTTTCCAAGGAGTTTCGAAGATTCCTTCTTTGCTATCACAAAAAATCTAGATTTAGTAAAGAAAAAACTAGCCAGATTTAGAGGAATTAAAAATCCAAGATATTTTGGCGATTCAAGTAAAGATGTATATGATTTAGCTAATGAGTGTATAGATAAAAAAACACACTTTGCGCTTGACATCATATATAATAGTAATGATGATTATTCAAACTGGGATATTCCCCAATATATAGAAGAAGGTATATTATGGCTGAAGGAAAATTAA
- a CDS encoding UvrD-helicase domain-containing protein, with translation MAEGKLIRTEIDDIIEQIDSKNNFLLSGGAGSGKTYTLVQTIRLIIGKYPTERVACITFTNAAVKEIEERIDDDNLDVSTIHDFLWDCIKNYQYELKKALVDLANNVDVKKINILNPTIEMFNENGIQYKENVSLINGIISHDELLIIAEHLFENYIKLNDIIKDKFKFILVDEYQDTNELVIKIFLKHFKKSKKVNIVGFFGDAMQSIYDNSIGSLDSYKGNSGDLVREIKKEQNRRNPLKVIDLANKLRNDGLVQKESQDLDAPNMDTTGKVKPGDIKFIYSSEYNLEKVRQYLDWDFNDAENTKELNLTHNLIAKQAQFSALMSIYNDDQILEYKNLINSFLKEHPEIIVLESDTFSDVIKKTGINPSNGNMLNFITSNQDLFNEAITYPFEVFKKIYLDSEILTDDKKQKEGEESKKGSKRDNLLKHLFKIQNCIRLYKDGFYNDFLKTTNYKINSINDKTVLKKQIEDLSNIGSKSIGEMIDLADTYKIIIKDQRLDEYIAKKQYVYNRVCKVGYTEFLNLFNYLEGYTPFSTQHKTKGNEFDNVLVILDRGNWNKYNFEYVFDNGSIYQSLIDGKSKTKSKLESYPKIKERTQKIFYVCCTRAKENLAVFFHLPSPAILSTAESWFTKDNLINLDSIT, from the coding sequence ATGGCTGAAGGAAAATTAATTAGAACTGAAATAGATGATATTATCGAACAGATTGATAGTAAAAATAATTTCCTTTTAAGTGGTGGAGCTGGTAGTGGCAAAACTTATACACTGGTGCAAACCATTAGATTGATCATTGGTAAATATCCTACCGAACGGGTTGCCTGTATCACCTTCACTAATGCAGCAGTCAAAGAAATTGAGGAAAGAATTGACGATGACAACCTTGATGTTTCAACTATTCACGATTTTTTATGGGATTGTATTAAAAATTATCAATACGAACTAAAAAAAGCCCTAGTTGATTTAGCCAATAATGTTGATGTGAAGAAAATTAACATACTGAACCCCACAATCGAAATGTTTAATGAAAATGGGATCCAGTATAAGGAAAACGTAAGTTTGATAAATGGTATTATTTCACATGATGAGCTTTTGATAATAGCCGAACACCTTTTTGAAAATTATATTAAACTTAATGATATAATCAAGGATAAATTTAAATTCATACTTGTTGACGAATATCAAGATACGAATGAATTAGTAATTAAGATTTTTTTAAAACATTTCAAAAAAAGTAAAAAGGTAAATATAGTTGGTTTTTTTGGCGACGCTATGCAATCCATTTATGATAATTCGATCGGTAGTTTGGATAGCTATAAAGGTAATTCAGGTGATTTGGTTAGAGAAATAAAAAAAGAACAGAATCGTCGTAATCCATTAAAAGTAATAGACTTAGCTAATAAACTGAGAAATGATGGATTGGTACAAAAGGAATCTCAAGATTTAGATGCTCCAAATATGGATACTACTGGTAAGGTAAAACCCGGTGATATAAAATTTATATATTCATCAGAATATAATTTGGAAAAAGTACGTCAATATCTCGATTGGGATTTTAATGATGCTGAAAATACAAAGGAGTTAAATTTAACCCATAATTTAATAGCTAAACAAGCTCAATTTTCGGCATTGATGAGTATCTATAATGATGACCAGATTTTAGAATATAAAAATTTAATCAATTCTTTTTTAAAGGAACATCCCGAAATAATAGTTCTTGAAAGCGATACTTTCAGTGACGTTATAAAAAAAACAGGAATAAATCCTTCTAACGGCAATATGTTGAATTTTATAACTTCAAATCAAGATTTATTTAATGAAGCCATAACTTATCCCTTCGAAGTTTTTAAGAAGATTTACTTGGATAGCGAGATACTGACCGATGATAAAAAACAAAAAGAAGGAGAAGAGAGCAAAAAGGGTTCAAAACGCGACAATCTCTTAAAGCATTTATTTAAAATTCAAAATTGTATACGTTTATACAAAGACGGATTTTACAATGATTTTTTAAAAACAACGAATTATAAAATTAACTCTATTAATGATAAAACTGTTTTGAAAAAGCAAATTGAAGATTTATCAAATATTGGTTCTAAGAGTATTGGAGAAATGATTGATTTGGCAGACACTTACAAAATTATTATAAAAGACCAACGATTAGATGAGTATATTGCTAAAAAACAATATGTTTATAACAGGGTTTGTAAAGTTGGTTATACTGAATTTTTAAATCTTTTCAATTATTTAGAGGGCTATACCCCGTTCTCGACACAACATAAAACTAAAGGAAACGAATTTGATAATGTTTTAGTTATTCTAGATCGAGGAAATTGGAATAAATATAACTTCGAATATGTTTTTGATAATGGGAGTATTTATCAATCATTAATTGATGGCAAATCAAAGACAAAATCTAAACTAGAAAGTTATCCAAAAATTAAAGAAAGGACACAAAAAATATTTTATGTATGCTGTACTAGAGCAAAAGAGAACTTAGCAGTTTTTTTTCATCTACCCTCCCCTGCAATCTTATCTACTGCTGAAAGCTGGTTTACAAAAGACAATTTAATTAATCTTGATTCAATTACTTAG